One genomic segment of Vibrio agarivorans includes these proteins:
- a CDS encoding aromatic amino acid transport family protein → MTHSRLLGSSLIIAGTTIGAGMLALPLASAAIGFQYSLLLMIFFWALMTYSALLLVEAHQYADHDATLHTLATKLLGKNAKWLVGFFMCFLFYALCSAYVAGGGSQLNERIQQWFGLTLSNGATSLIFTLIISSIVYLGTIAVDKVNRVLFTAKIIALIAVLFLLSPSVSRTFLASQPLETGLLLAAMPVVFTSFGFHGSIPALVRYLNGDTKTLKHAIIVGSSIPLLIYVFWQLVTLGNLEQEVMVANPSLGALLQSLSLLVQSPALAQIVGVFADLALATSFLGVSLGLFEFVGDATRRNQSEQHRAIIGAMTFVPPLLFAVFYPQGFIMALGYAALALAALALFIPVLLVIKARKTSTEPGFYQVSGGNTGLVAVTLSGLMIVGVQLSITLGLLPSVG, encoded by the coding sequence ATGACTCATTCTCGACTTTTAGGCAGTAGCCTAATCATTGCTGGCACAACGATTGGTGCTGGTATGCTCGCTCTCCCCCTAGCTTCCGCTGCAATTGGTTTTCAATACTCACTATTGCTTATGATCTTCTTTTGGGCACTGATGACCTATAGCGCTTTATTGCTCGTTGAGGCTCACCAATACGCCGATCATGATGCGACCCTACATACACTAGCAACCAAGTTACTGGGCAAAAATGCGAAATGGTTGGTTGGCTTTTTTATGTGTTTTCTGTTTTATGCACTGTGTTCCGCCTATGTCGCAGGAGGCGGGAGCCAACTCAATGAGCGCATTCAGCAATGGTTTGGCCTTACACTCTCTAATGGTGCAACCAGCCTAATCTTTACACTTATCATCAGCAGTATTGTTTATCTCGGTACGATTGCGGTCGACAAGGTAAACCGTGTGCTATTCACCGCCAAGATCATTGCACTGATTGCGGTACTATTTCTTCTCTCGCCAAGCGTGAGCCGAACCTTTCTCGCAAGCCAGCCATTAGAAACTGGATTACTGCTTGCTGCGATGCCAGTCGTTTTCACCTCATTCGGCTTTCACGGCTCTATTCCAGCATTAGTTCGCTATCTAAATGGTGATACAAAAACACTGAAACATGCCATTATCGTTGGCTCATCAATTCCGTTACTCATTTATGTCTTCTGGCAACTCGTGACGCTAGGAAATCTTGAACAAGAAGTGATGGTTGCAAACCCTTCACTTGGTGCGTTGCTGCAATCCCTTTCTCTGCTAGTACAAAGCCCTGCTTTAGCGCAGATTGTCGGTGTATTTGCCGATCTTGCACTCGCGACTTCATTTTTGGGTGTCAGCTTGGGGTTGTTTGAATTTGTCGGTGATGCAACCCGTCGTAATCAAAGCGAGCAACATCGCGCAATCATTGGAGCAATGACTTTTGTGCCGCCCCTGCTATTTGCTGTGTTCTATCCGCAAGGCTTTATCATGGCGTTGGGCTATGCGGCGCTTGCCCTAGCTGCACTGGCGTTGTTTATACCAGTTCTTCTCGTCATTAAGGCACGCAAGACTTCGACAGAGCCTGGTTTCTATCAAGTTAGTGGTGGTAATACGGGTTTGGTGGCCGTTACTTTATCTGGCCTAATGATCGTCGGTGTGCAACTCAGCATCACTCTTGGATTGCTGCCAAGCGTAGGTTAA
- a CDS encoding LysE family translocator, with amino-acid sequence MNFAVLSVFIPTFFFVSVTPGMCMTLALTLGMSIGYRRTLWMMVGELIGVALVSIAAVLGIAAIMLNYPWLFVGFKFIGGTYLAYLGVQMWRSKGKLALSADAKEIEAGNDWDLVVQGFVTAIANPKGWAFMISLLPPFVDQSSPLTPQLIVLVSIILVCEFACMTLYATGGKGLKRLLGKRENVKLLNRIAGSLMMGVGIWLYLT; translated from the coding sequence ATGAATTTTGCGGTTTTAAGTGTGTTCATTCCCACCTTCTTTTTTGTTTCTGTAACGCCGGGTATGTGTATGACACTCGCACTAACGCTCGGAATGAGTATTGGCTATCGTCGTACTCTATGGATGATGGTTGGAGAGCTCATTGGCGTTGCCTTGGTTTCTATCGCAGCCGTGCTAGGTATAGCCGCGATTATGCTCAACTATCCGTGGCTATTCGTTGGCTTTAAATTTATTGGTGGGACGTATCTGGCCTATCTTGGTGTGCAAATGTGGCGCTCCAAAGGCAAGTTAGCACTCTCTGCCGATGCAAAAGAAATCGAAGCAGGAAATGATTGGGACTTGGTTGTTCAAGGCTTTGTCACCGCAATTGCAAACCCAAAAGGTTGGGCATTCATGATCTCCCTACTCCCTCCGTTTGTTGATCAGTCTTCTCCTTTGACGCCACAACTTATTGTATTGGTCTCAATCATCTTGGTTTGTGAGTTTGCCTGTATGACGCTATATGCGACAGGCGGTAAAGGGCTGAAACGATTATTAGGAAAAAGGGAAAACGTCAAACTGCTTAACCGAATTGCGGGTAGTTTAATGATGGGTGTCGGTATCTGGCTATACCTAACTTAG
- the galE gene encoding UDP-glucose 4-epimerase GalE, with product MNVLVTGGMGYIGSHTCIQMIEAGMTPVIVDNLYNSKSSVLERIEKVAGVKPTFVHGDIRDKALLVETIKAHDVEAVIHFAGLKAVGESVAKPLEYYDNNVNGTLVLVDAMREAGVKSIVFSSSATVYGDPASVPITEDFPTSATNPYGRSKLMVEECLTDFQAANPDWSITLLRYFNPVGSHPTGELGEDPQGIPNNLMPFVSQVAVGRREFLSVFGSDYPTKDGTGVRDYIHVMDLSDGHIAALQKVGRKQGLHVYNLGTGNGSSVLEMVKAFEAASQKAIPYKLVERRPGDIAECWADPAKAMLELEWKAERTLEEMTADTWRWQSNNPNGYPDA from the coding sequence ATGAATGTTTTAGTAACGGGTGGTATGGGCTATATCGGTAGCCACACCTGTATTCAAATGATTGAAGCCGGCATGACGCCAGTGATTGTTGATAATCTATACAACAGTAAGTCTTCTGTTCTCGAACGCATCGAAAAAGTGGCAGGTGTAAAGCCAACGTTTGTTCACGGTGATATCCGTGATAAAGCGCTGCTTGTTGAGACAATAAAAGCGCATGATGTTGAAGCCGTGATTCATTTTGCTGGCCTTAAAGCGGTTGGAGAGTCGGTAGCAAAACCTCTAGAGTATTACGACAACAACGTAAATGGTACATTGGTGCTAGTGGACGCGATGCGTGAAGCGGGCGTAAAGAGCATTGTATTTAGTTCTTCAGCGACGGTTTATGGCGATCCTGCCTCTGTGCCAATTACTGAAGACTTCCCAACCAGTGCAACCAACCCATATGGCCGCAGCAAGCTGATGGTGGAAGAGTGTTTAACGGACTTCCAAGCAGCGAATCCTGATTGGAGTATCACATTGCTGCGTTACTTCAACCCTGTCGGCTCACACCCAACAGGTGAGTTAGGTGAAGATCCGCAGGGTATCCCAAATAACTTGATGCCGTTTGTGTCACAAGTGGCGGTTGGTCGTCGTGAGTTCCTTTCAGTATTTGGTAGTGATTACCCAACGAAAGATGGTACGGGTGTTCGTGATTATATCCACGTGATGGATTTATCTGATGGCCATATTGCTGCCCTTCAGAAAGTAGGTCGCAAGCAAGGTCTACACGTTTACAACCTAGGTACAGGTAATGGTTCAAGTGTTCTAGAAATGGTTAAAGCGTTCGAAGCAGCAAGTCAGAAAGCGATCCCTTACAAGTTGGTAGAGCGTCGCCCTGGTGATATTGCCGAGTGTTGGGCCGATCCAGCCAAAGCGATGCTTGAACTAGAGTGGAAAGCAGAACGTACACTCGAAGAGATGACAGCAGACACTTGGCGCTGGCAGTCTAATAACCCGAATGGTTATCCAGACGCTTAA
- a CDS encoding diguanylate cyclase domain-containing protein, with protein MKLYRSLQGKLLLPVILFLGVLFSIARLYDLYLNYNSYEQNLIERVTVFSKGVAFNLSAAMAFDDRISADETLSAFNADSDVDIAQLSDVNGLVFAQYEKEERHLNAAMIHEHSLQQQAGTIADSHHIHVFVPVTSGDEVLGRLHVIAAKSYIGELNRKALNKGLFELVMLVICGFIFYKFIERRIVTPITALNQSIQDHIEERMTVARLKVPSNDELGQLVSAFNTMIYRLGRRDEQVAHTLDRLEHEKYFANEVIQTVQHALIVVSQEGKVILHNQECVSVFKVEQSSVVGQSLFSVIRIWQESTLMELIENGTQIDDRHFQATNAQGEPILVQVSSRRLTKPGQVLLAIEDVTEFESAMKQLKLAAGVFENIKDAILVLDEDFNIKTANPAIEKTLGYTVTELIGIPLNNLVSKNTYYDLAKTIRVAVERQGHWHGEVIEAHKDGRDMPLLVKVAKIYSEQSNQESEWLVMITDLSETKEMERLSYLAHHDVLTGLANRASLYTALEQLQGESEFKPYALLYADLDGFKEVNDQFGHDAGDEVLKVVAKRLQSQVRSEDLVVRLAGDEFIIVLRSCLREQLVKRAEKLIDHLSEPVSYKGSTLQVGVSIGGYWSNTPQVTSNEVMKLADTAMYQAKSAGKGCFTIIDPPAKDID; from the coding sequence ATGAAGCTATATCGATCTCTACAAGGTAAATTATTGCTGCCCGTCATCCTTTTTTTGGGCGTACTATTTTCTATCGCACGTTTGTACGATCTATACCTAAACTACAATAGCTACGAACAAAATCTTATTGAGCGCGTTACGGTCTTCTCCAAGGGCGTTGCCTTTAACTTGTCAGCGGCAATGGCGTTTGATGATCGTATTTCTGCCGATGAAACGCTAAGTGCCTTTAATGCTGACTCTGATGTTGACATTGCTCAGTTAAGCGATGTGAATGGGCTTGTCTTTGCTCAGTATGAAAAAGAGGAACGCCACCTTAACGCCGCTATGATCCATGAACATAGTCTTCAACAACAAGCAGGGACGATTGCAGATTCTCATCACATTCATGTTTTTGTTCCCGTGACGTCTGGCGATGAGGTACTGGGACGACTGCATGTCATTGCAGCGAAAAGTTATATCGGCGAGCTCAATAGGAAAGCACTTAACAAGGGCCTTTTTGAACTGGTTATGCTCGTGATATGTGGGTTTATTTTCTATAAGTTCATCGAACGACGAATCGTGACGCCGATTACGGCATTAAACCAGTCGATTCAAGATCATATCGAGGAGCGCATGACAGTTGCGCGGCTAAAAGTGCCTTCAAATGATGAGCTTGGTCAGTTGGTTTCTGCGTTTAATACCATGATCTATCGGTTAGGCCGACGTGATGAGCAAGTCGCGCATACTTTAGACCGACTTGAGCATGAGAAGTACTTTGCTAATGAGGTGATCCAAACGGTGCAGCATGCACTCATCGTGGTGAGCCAAGAAGGTAAAGTGATTTTGCACAATCAAGAGTGTGTCAGTGTATTCAAAGTCGAACAATCATCAGTCGTCGGTCAGTCTCTGTTCTCCGTGATTCGTATTTGGCAAGAGTCAACGCTGATGGAGCTTATTGAAAATGGGACACAAATCGATGATCGCCACTTTCAAGCGACCAATGCTCAAGGCGAACCTATCTTAGTCCAAGTATCGAGTCGCCGCCTCACTAAGCCAGGTCAGGTGCTTCTTGCAATTGAGGATGTTACCGAGTTTGAATCTGCAATGAAGCAACTCAAGTTGGCGGCTGGTGTCTTTGAAAACATCAAAGATGCGATCTTAGTACTGGATGAAGACTTCAATATCAAGACCGCTAACCCTGCGATTGAGAAGACTCTTGGTTACACTGTCACTGAGCTAATCGGAATTCCCCTTAACAATTTGGTGAGTAAAAACACCTATTATGACTTAGCTAAGACGATTCGTGTTGCAGTGGAGCGTCAAGGACACTGGCATGGTGAAGTGATTGAGGCGCACAAAGATGGGCGTGACATGCCCTTATTGGTTAAAGTTGCCAAAATCTACAGTGAGCAATCGAATCAAGAATCGGAATGGTTGGTGATGATTACGGATTTGTCGGAGACCAAAGAGATGGAGCGTTTAAGCTATCTTGCGCACCATGATGTTCTGACGGGTCTTGCCAATCGCGCAAGCTTATACACAGCGCTTGAACAGTTGCAGGGTGAGAGTGAGTTTAAACCCTATGCACTTTTGTACGCTGACCTAGATGGGTTTAAAGAGGTGAATGACCAATTTGGTCATGATGCTGGTGATGAAGTGTTGAAAGTCGTAGCTAAGCGGCTTCAGAGCCAAGTTCGCAGTGAAGATCTTGTGGTACGTTTAGCGGGTGATGAGTTTATTATTGTGTTGCGCTCTTGTCTTCGTGAACAACTCGTTAAACGAGCAGAAAAACTGATAGATCATCTCTCTGAGCCAGTGAGTTATAAAGGCAGTACTTTGCAGGTTGGGGTGAGTATTGGCGGGTATTGGTCTAATACACCTCAAGTCACTTCTAACGAGGTAATGAAGCTTGCCGATACGGCAATGTATCAGGCGAAAAGTGCAGGCAAAGGCTGCTTTACAATTATAGACCCCCCGGCTAAAGACATTGATTAG
- a CDS encoding YfiR family protein: protein MSSKLQRMYRLSLLACMLIGGLVLSESAEAAVSSDELKAVYLYRIANFIYWNEPPLEPNLLFCVIDNSNIYQALEQVATTVTSIRLGSETSEQCDIAYFDNEADFSNLTDRTVTIGSHGVFLQQGGAIALPLKNGAIRPKVNLDNLGDYTISSQLLRISDIEGGRK from the coding sequence ATGAGTTCTAAGCTACAACGTATGTACAGACTTTCATTGTTAGCCTGCATGTTAATCGGTGGGTTAGTCTTGAGTGAGTCGGCAGAAGCTGCGGTCAGTAGTGATGAACTAAAAGCGGTTTACCTGTATAGAATTGCCAATTTTATCTACTGGAATGAGCCGCCACTAGAACCTAATTTGCTGTTTTGTGTCATTGATAATAGCAATATTTACCAAGCGTTAGAGCAAGTTGCTACGACTGTCACTAGCATTCGATTAGGTAGCGAAACCAGTGAGCAGTGCGATATAGCCTATTTTGACAATGAAGCAGATTTCTCTAACCTTACTGATAGAACCGTTACTATTGGCAGTCATGGTGTGTTTCTGCAGCAGGGTGGTGCAATTGCATTGCCGCTAAAGAATGGTGCGATTCGTCCAAAGGTCAATCTAGACAACCTGGGAGACTACACTATCTCATCGCAGCTGTTACGAATCTCAGATATTGAAGGAGGTCGAAAATGA
- a CDS encoding TonB-dependent receptor plug domain-containing protein, translated as MKSFWLGVFSLSALSGEVIAKASSLEHLMQLSLEELSLVQVEVETASKFAQQLNDVPASIYVIDNERIIRSGVRTIAEALALAPGINVTKFSESEIIVSARGFHHGLHNKMLVMMDGRSLFSPTYGGVYWPDIDYVLEDIERIEVLRGPGGAIWGGNAVNAVVNIITKDSEETQGTLLSGTYARGDDYNIAVRQGLRLNDDVTGRAFYKNRRTSPLVGNTDHQVDQYTAGIKLQGTTASSDTWQFHFGGTQRSFDQSFTTFHLTPDGFPDSVSQTPIEIDAYTAYVQFDYATQINQQLEAKYKVWGQTNSDEALDAPGDYQSLDLDAAFSYQMNEQHNIMFGGGYRAVQVEFDYLLSELDPTALPEYLRVSTVKSDRDSIFNAYVQSQFHWTPSLTSVVGVKAEYFQHTDSFELSPQARGIYTIDSQQSVWAGVGRAVVSPSYMDTYTAYINSYEYQGDYVADISLPNGDLDTESVWTGEVGYRYVNQAVEFDGTVFFSRYDNARGYACLSQTCYDQIAYYQINDNYTADTHGVELGARYAIFDNLSIYGAYTYLSVSAENEQGESDIYSQLDAQHHGNIQLLWNINSQWQLDSIVKAQSITYVDNAESLYGDYHWEIPDFAAVDVRLAWQKHAHAPTIEFVAQNIGKDQGYKSSEFQYYEHVNEELLYVRVSHEF; from the coding sequence ATGAAGTCCTTTTGGTTAGGGGTCTTTAGTTTGTCAGCTCTCTCAGGAGAGGTTATAGCCAAAGCGAGCAGTCTTGAGCACCTCATGCAGCTCTCTTTGGAAGAGCTGTCATTGGTTCAGGTTGAGGTCGAAACTGCATCCAAGTTCGCTCAACAATTGAATGATGTGCCCGCAAGTATCTACGTAATCGATAATGAGAGAATTATTCGCAGTGGTGTTAGAACCATTGCGGAGGCGCTTGCATTGGCGCCAGGCATCAATGTGACCAAATTTAGCGAGTCAGAGATCATCGTTTCGGCTAGGGGTTTCCATCATGGCTTGCACAATAAAATGCTGGTTATGATGGATGGGCGTAGCTTATTTAGTCCAACCTACGGCGGTGTTTATTGGCCTGATATCGATTATGTATTAGAAGACATCGAGCGCATCGAAGTCCTGCGTGGCCCCGGCGGTGCTATTTGGGGTGGCAATGCGGTCAATGCCGTTGTCAACATCATCACCAAAGACAGTGAAGAAACCCAAGGAACCTTGCTATCAGGAACTTACGCTCGAGGTGATGACTATAATATCGCGGTTAGACAAGGTTTAAGGCTCAATGATGACGTTACTGGTCGCGCGTTCTATAAAAATCGCCGAACCAGTCCTTTAGTTGGTAATACCGACCATCAAGTCGATCAGTATACCGCGGGAATTAAACTTCAAGGCACAACCGCGAGCTCAGATACTTGGCAGTTCCACTTTGGCGGCACACAGCGCAGTTTCGATCAGTCATTTACGACTTTTCATCTCACACCTGATGGATTCCCAGATAGTGTATCCCAAACCCCCATCGAGATTGACGCGTACACGGCCTATGTACAGTTCGATTATGCGACTCAAATTAACCAGCAATTAGAAGCCAAATATAAAGTCTGGGGGCAAACAAACAGTGACGAGGCGCTTGATGCCCCTGGTGATTACCAGAGTTTGGATTTGGATGCCGCTTTCAGCTATCAAATGAATGAACAGCACAACATTATGTTTGGTGGTGGTTATCGAGCGGTACAAGTGGAGTTTGACTACTTGCTCTCCGAACTTGATCCCACCGCATTGCCTGAGTATTTACGTGTATCAACGGTAAAGTCTGACAGAGACAGTATCTTCAACGCTTATGTTCAATCTCAATTTCACTGGACTCCTTCGCTTACCAGCGTAGTGGGTGTGAAAGCCGAGTATTTTCAACACACCGATAGCTTCGAGCTTTCGCCACAAGCTCGTGGGATTTATACCATTGATAGTCAACAGTCGGTATGGGCGGGTGTCGGAAGAGCGGTTGTTTCGCCATCGTATATGGATACCTATACCGCATATATCAACAGTTATGAGTATCAAGGCGACTATGTCGCCGATATCTCGCTTCCAAATGGCGACTTAGATACAGAAAGTGTTTGGACTGGTGAAGTCGGCTATCGATATGTAAACCAAGCCGTTGAATTTGATGGGACGGTATTTTTCAGCCGTTATGACAATGCTCGCGGTTATGCGTGTTTAAGTCAAACCTGCTACGACCAAATTGCCTACTATCAAATTAATGATAATTACACGGCAGACACGCATGGTGTGGAATTGGGTGCTCGCTATGCAATATTTGATAACCTATCAATTTATGGCGCTTATACTTACCTCTCTGTGTCGGCTGAGAACGAGCAAGGTGAGTCAGATATCTATAGCCAGTTAGATGCGCAGCATCATGGGAATATCCAACTATTATGGAACATAAACTCACAATGGCAGTTAGATTCGATAGTCAAAGCCCAAAGCATCACTTATGTCGATAACGCCGAATCTCTCTATGGCGATTATCATTGGGAGATACCAGACTTCGCGGCAGTTGATGTTCGTTTAGCGTGGCAAAAACATGCTCACGCGCCAACCATCGAATTCGTCGCTCAAAATATAGGAAAGGACCAAGGGTACAAATCGAGTGAGTTCCAATACTATGAACATGTCAATGAAGAGCTGCTGTATGTGAGGGTGTCACATGAGTTCTAA
- a CDS encoding 5-oxoprolinase subunit PxpA, giving the protein MESNKLLLNCDMGESFGLWTMGQDAQVMPYIDLTNIACGFHASDPQVMVSTIQLALQYEVKIGAHPSYPDLQGFGRRSIPMSIDEIINLTIYQIGALQALAQSQGTKIHYVKPHGALYNDMMRDMSIFEGLCEAVSQFHVPLMVLAVPDRDRLLDIADEYDVPLLFEAFIDRSYLANGSLAARSVKGAVLKNSEDVIHQAKQIIRYQKVTTLDGETLPIEADTLCIHGDNPIAVEIAQQLHSLLAK; this is encoded by the coding sequence ATGGAAAGCAACAAGTTACTCTTAAATTGCGATATGGGTGAGAGTTTCGGGTTATGGACAATGGGGCAAGACGCACAAGTGATGCCTTACATTGATCTTACTAACATCGCCTGCGGCTTCCACGCCTCTGATCCTCAAGTCATGGTAAGCACCATTCAGTTAGCGCTGCAGTATGAGGTTAAGATTGGAGCACACCCAAGTTATCCCGATTTACAGGGTTTTGGCCGCCGTTCAATTCCGATGTCTATCGATGAGATTATTAACCTGACCATCTATCAAATAGGCGCATTGCAGGCTCTTGCCCAATCCCAAGGCACGAAAATACATTATGTGAAGCCACATGGCGCACTTTATAACGATATGATGCGTGATATGTCTATTTTCGAAGGGCTGTGCGAAGCGGTTTCTCAGTTTCACGTCCCCTTGATGGTTTTAGCCGTTCCTGACAGAGATAGGCTTCTTGATATTGCCGATGAATACGACGTGCCACTGCTCTTTGAAGCTTTCATCGACCGAAGCTATCTCGCAAATGGCTCACTAGCCGCGCGAAGTGTCAAAGGGGCTGTTCTAAAAAACAGTGAAGATGTCATTCATCAAGCAAAGCAAATCATTCGCTACCAAAAAGTCACCACGTTAGATGGCGAAACACTGCCCATCGAGGCTGACACTCTGTGTATCCATGGAGACAACCCTATCGCTGTCGAAATCGCGCAGCAACTTCATTCACTTCTTGCTAAATAG
- a CDS encoding 5-oxoprolinase subunit B family protein, which produces MTKTIEFDWQLVSETSLHIHFDAPLSRTLSQTIGTIAQVLLSQHNDSIMNVTPSHNTLLIDYLPYRISPKVLILSIDSAIRHTSSTQTYKTHEVVLPAYYHPEVGLDIHQYEDKGLSLTQLIESHTQASYYVSALGFAPGFAFLAGLPKELTLPRLATPRVHVPKGAIAIADQYSAVYPDDSPGGWNLIGRCPLAMFQPQAQPITPFSIGGQVRFTSISRKQFLDLGGALSSDTPHSNSQC; this is translated from the coding sequence ATGACTAAAACTATTGAGTTTGATTGGCAACTTGTATCAGAGACATCGCTACATATTCACTTTGATGCGCCTTTATCAAGAACGCTGTCACAAACCATTGGTACCATCGCACAAGTTCTGCTTTCTCAACATAACGACAGCATCATGAATGTGACGCCATCGCATAATACGTTACTCATTGACTATCTGCCCTATCGAATTTCCCCTAAGGTTCTGATCTTGTCTATCGACTCTGCGATTCGCCATACATCAAGCACTCAAACTTACAAAACCCATGAAGTGGTTCTTCCTGCCTACTACCACCCAGAAGTGGGGTTAGACATTCATCAATATGAAGACAAAGGGCTATCGCTTACTCAGTTGATCGAAAGTCATACTCAAGCTTCTTATTACGTTTCTGCGCTTGGGTTCGCTCCTGGCTTTGCTTTTCTTGCTGGTTTACCTAAAGAGCTAACATTACCAAGACTCGCAACACCGCGCGTTCACGTGCCAAAAGGCGCTATTGCTATCGCTGATCAATATAGCGCCGTGTACCCAGATGACAGCCCTGGTGGCTGGAATCTGATTGGCCGCTGTCCGTTGGCAATGTTTCAACCTCAAGCACAACCTATCACTCCATTTAGTATTGGTGGCCAAGTTCGATTTACATCGATTTCAAGAAAGCAATTCTTGGATCTAGGAGGAGCACTCTCTTCCGATACTCCCCATTCAAATTCGCAGTGTTAG